The genomic region CAAAAGGCGCTCTAATTAGACATAAGGCCTTTTGGTCAATGCTAAATAATGTAAGACAAAGCCTAAGCGCTAATATCGGCGACTCAGACAGAACATTAACATTTTTACCACTTTCTCATGTTCTAGGAAGATGTGATTCCATGCTAGGACTCTGTCTTGGATTAGAGACTATCTATGCGGAAAGTATAGAAAAACTAGTTGATAACATAAGTCTAGCAAGACCTACGATAATGATTGCCGTTCCTAGAATATTTGAAAAGATTTATACCAAGACTCTTGAAAAAATTAATCAAGAGGGACTTGTTAAAAAGAAAGTATTCGACTGGGCAAATGAAATTACGACCAAGTATTTTGATTTCCTAGATTTAGACAAATCTCCTCCTGGCTCACTTATATTGGCCAAAAATATTGCATACAAAACAGTTTTCTCTAAAATATATGATCGCTTTGGTGGCAAAATTCGATTCTTCGTATCAGGTGGCGCCCCACTTTCTCCGGAAATTATTCTATTTCTAAGAAATGCAAATTTAACTATTCTGGAAGGATATGGATTAACAGAGACAATTGCCCCATGCTTTCTAAATCCTGTATCAAAACAAACTGCCGGAACAGTTGGTCTCCCCCTTGGAGACACACAAATTAAGTTTGCAGATGATGGAGAAATACTTCTAAAGACTGCTGCTCTTTTTAGTGGTTACTATAAAAATGAAAGCGAATCAGATAAAGCGATGGAAGATGGCTGGTTTAAGTCTGGGGATATAGGGGAACTAGACAATAACGGATACCTCAAAATAACTGATCGAAAAAAAGACATCATCATAACCTCTGGTGGTAAGAATGTTGCCCCACAAAAAATTGAAAATATGATGAAAACTACTTCCTTCATTTCCCACTTTATGGTTATTGGAGACAAGAAAAAATATCTAACAGGCATCATTGGAATTGAAAAAGAAAGCTTCCTAAAGCATCTAGATGAACTGGAGCTTAAGTCGAACTGCACACTTGAAGAAATATCAAAAAATCAGGAAGTTAGAGCACTTATTTCTAACGAGATCTCCTTAATCAATGAAAAACTGGCAAAGTTTGAAACCATTAAAGACTTTTACATTTCACCAGTTGAATTTACCCCAGAAAATGGACTTTTAACCCCTTCGCTAAAACTAAAAAAGAAGGTTATACTAGAGAAGTTCAAGGAAGAAATTGACGCACTATACAAGCAAAAGAAACTTTGACTTTATGCTCAATTTGTCATAATTATCAATATTGATATTTTTATTTAACGGAGAATCAAATGGCCAGAATTACAATTGAAGATTGCTTAGAAAAAGTAGAAAACAGATATGAACTTGTTCACTTAGCTGTTAAGAGAGTAAAGCAATTGAGAGAAGGTTCTAATCCACTTGTAAGAAGTAAAAATAAAGAAGTTGTTACTGCTTTAAGAGAAATTGCAGCAGGTAAAGTAAAGCATGCTCCTGTTAGTGAGTATGATTCTGACGAATTCTAAGAACTTAAAATTCACATATAAAAAAAAGGAGCTTCAAGCTCCTTTTTTTATTTTCTTTTAAATGCAATCTTTAGTACTTCATCGAAATGTTCTACAGGATAGAACTTCAGTCCCTTGCGATGTCTCTCGGGAACTTCAATAAGATCTTTTTCACAGTCTTTTGGTAAAATAATTTCTTTAATTCCTGCTCTTTTTGCAGCTAGAACCTTTTCCTTTATTCCACCAACTGGAAGGACTTTACCTGTAAGACTTAACTCACCAGTCATAGCAAGTTGAGGTCTTATTTTTTTACTTGTAGCTAGACTATATAAAGCCAGGGCCATTGTAATACCAGCACTAGGCCCATCTTTAGGAGTTGCTCCAGCAGGTAAGTGTAGGTGAACCTCGTGCTCAGATAAATAATCTTCTGGCTCTATTTCACAATCATCTTGATCATCACTTTTTTTCTTTTTAACTTTTGGTGCCTTTTTAGCTATTGCTTCCATTTCAAGTTGAAGAAGCTTTTTAACATAGCTATAAGCAAGGTTGGCTGACTCATGCATTACATCACCTAACTGTCCAGTTAGCTTAAAGCCACCTTTTCCAGCAAGAGGTAGTGTTTCAATGAATAATATTTCTCCACCAAATGAAGTCCAGGCAAGACCTGTCACAACGCCAGGAGGAACAAATTTTTGTGCCATATCACTTTGATATCTAGCTGGGCCTACGAAGCCCTCTAAGTCTTTCGCTAGAGGTGAAAACTTCTTGGCCTTTCTCTTGGCAGAGACTTTTAACAAGGCCGCTTTACGACATAGCTTGGCTATATATTGTTCCATCACCCTTACACCAGGCTCTCTAGCATAATCAGATATAAGTTTCTTAATAACAGGAATACCTAATGAGAAATCAGCCTTTGATAAACCATGTTTCTTAAGTTGCTTAGGTATTACCCATTTATTAGCAATTGAAACTTTTTCTTCAATCGTATAACCACTAAGCTCTATTACTTCCATTCTATCTAAAAGAGGTTCAGGAATATCACCTAAATAGTTCGCAGTTGCTATAAATAAAACTTTAGATAAATCAAAAGGTATATCTAAGTAATTATCAATAAATGTAGAGTTCTGTTCAGGATCTAGAACCTCTAATAATGCAGATGCAGGATCACCTTGAAATGACTGACCTAGTTTATCAATCTCATCTAGCATAATAACAGGGTTATTAACTTCTACTCTCTTTAAAGTTTGGATTATACGCCCTGGCATTGCTCCTACATAAGTTTTTCTATGACCTTTTATTTCGGCCTCATCTCTCATTCCACCAAGACTAAAGCGATAAAATTTTCTTCCAAGAGATTCAGCAATACTTCTCCCTAAGGAAGTTTTACCAACTCCAGGAGGACCTGCAAGGCATAGAATAGTTCCATCATATCCTGGCTTAAGCTTTCTCACTGCCAAGAATTCAAGAATTCTTTCTTTAGCTTTTTCTAAGCCAAAATGATCTTTTTCTAAAATTTTAGCTGCTGTTGGCATATCAACTTTATCATCAGTAGATTTATTCCAAGGAAGATCAATCATCCAGTTAATATACGTTCTTGTAACATTATACTCTGGAGAACTTTCTGGAATAACTTCTAACCTATCCATTTCTTCTTTTAAAGATTTTAAAGTATCTTCAGGTAAGCCAGCTTCTTCAATTTGTTCACGCATCTTCTTAAGGTCACGTGACTTCTCATCCTCATCCATTCCAAGTTCAGCTCTAATCACCTTAAGCTGCTCTCTTAGAAAGTATTCTCTTTGATACTTATTAACTTTATCATTAACTTCATCAGATATTTTCTTTTGAATGTCTGCAACATCCTTTTCTCTTTTTAAGTAAACAAGAAGCTTAGCAAACCTCTTCTTAACCACAAGTGTTTCAAGAAAGTCTTGTGCCTCAGAAATATCTAATGAAATTGCAAAAGCAACAAGATCGGCCAAAGCCCCTGGTGAAGGTGGATTTAACATTGCGAGCTTCATCTCTTCATTGAAGTAAGGATTAATCTCACTAAGCTTTTTAACTTGATTTATAACAGAGCGAGTATATGCATCAAGCTCTTCATCGGACTCTAAAATATCATCAAATACATCAATCTTAGTAATAATAAGAGAGGTCTTTTGGCTTATACCAGATGCTCTATATCTCTTGATTCCATGAACTAAAATATTAACTGAACCATCTGGAAGCTTTAGTTTTTTTACAACCTTACAAAGTACACCTACTTTATAAATATCTTTTGGAGTAATTTCTCTAGCATCTAAATCTAATTCTTCATCTGGTACAAAGTTTCCTGTTTCATCTTTTAAATCAGACTTCACTAAGTTTAAAGCAATATAACCAGTCTTAAGAAGCTGTTCATCCAATTCAGGGGTAAACTTATCTTCTGTCAAAATTATAGGTGCAATCATTCCCGGAAAAATCGGGCTATTCATAATAGGTATAATAACAACGGATTCAGGAAAGTTAGTCTCATTGCTTTCATTTGCAGAGATTTGAACCTGATATTCGTTTTCAAAATCTGACATTACGTCTCCTTAATTATTTAATATCTATAACGAGTCTACCTGGTGAACTAAGGTAGAAAATATCAACATTAGCAACTTTACTAAATGTTAATTCTATTGAGAGAGATTCTTTGCTAATTGGAAAAAATTTAACTTCATCTACAAATTTACTTTTTCCAAATGAATTAATATTTTCACTTAGAGCTGTGTTGAAGAGATCCACATATAGCTTTTTTTCTCCAGATGAAATATTTCCATACACTCTTGGAATCTCGGCCGAAGTAAAATCGAAAACAATTCTTTCGTATCCTCTCTTAGAAGAGTAAGAGTGCCGCATGGCCTTTAGGGTCGAACTTCTCTTAGGTCCACCATTGTGAAAAATTCCACTGTCAAAGTAGACAGATTTCTTTGTGCTAGAAACACGACGAATTCTTTCACCCAAAAGGTTTTGCGAATAAGAGTTAAAACTTAGAATTATAAATAAAGTTGAAAAAATCCATTTTCTCATAGTGTAATTTCCTAATGATATCAGTCATTAACATCTATAATATTATGAAACTTTTTAGGCGGTAATCCAAGCTTTTATTCGAGAATTCTAGAAGAACTTAACTTTAATAGAGAAATCATCATAAATAGCACAGTAAGCAATGACGCAGAAGGTCCATTACCAGGAGGTCCAGAATTGATATCAACAATGGAGCCACAAGCGACAGGAAGAGCTGAATCGTCACTCTTTTTCTTAGTTGCTTTTAAATTATCACCATTACTAATCGTATTGGCCGTTACTGAATAAGTCTGAGCTCCATCCATACAAGAAGAGTTGTCTGTCAGTGTTCCAAAGTTCTTTTGGCTAACTTGCTTATAATCAACCCCTACTTTTTCAACTAGTCTTGTTGTTATGAAATAGAAATGCCTATCTTCATTAAAGCCTGATCTTGAAAGGGAAAATATTTCATAACTTAAAGGATGATTTTCATCCATTGAATGAACTTGATCAATATTGCTCGGAACAATTTTAAGATTATAAATATTCTTGAGCTGAACAGTAGAAATAGGTAGGCGATGTGTAATGCTTAAATCATATTTGCCATCTGTATCAACAGGAAGGCTTGAAGCCAGAAATGGTTCATAAACAGGTGATAAGTAATCTTCATGATTAAGAATAGTAGTAACTCTTAATGGTGAGTAAAAAGGTTGAGTCGCAATTCGAACTTCTAAGTATAGGTCTTTACCTGGAAAGTCTGCGTGTAAATCATAAAGACTTAAGTCTAAATTATAGTCATCATATAGATCATCAAAAACGAGCGCACCGTTAATACTCTTTGTATTAAAAAATCCAACATGCGAACTTCCAACATAAGTAGAGTTAGTATCTTTAGTTACAATTTGAGGAGTAAAAGTTTCTCCCTTAGAAATCATATACTCCCTACTTACCTCCAGGCCGCACTTAATTGATACGTAACCCATATTTACCGAGCTTTGAGAATTATTCAAGCTTATTCCGTAAGGCTTACCTCTATCATCTCCAAAGCATCTTTGAAAAAATCCACCTTTATATGAATTTCCATTGTCACAATAATTCTTTTTAACCACATTATAATATTGAGTTTTTAACCCTACCTCATTTATAGGTTCCACATAAATAAAGTATGTATCATCAAGAGGTAGATTACTAAGTGTAAATGCACCATTATCATCGCTTACAGTAGAAGTAATGGCCTTTCCACTACTTTGACTAAAAGCTGTTACATGTGCTCCAAAAACACTCACTAATGAAGAGCCCCCTGCAGCGATCCCAGTGATATTACCTTCTGATGTTTCTCCATATAGCATCTTTAAACCACTTTTATCATCACTGTGTAAGGAGTATTGTCCTTTCTTCGTTTCAAAAAACATAGTGGCATCTCTAAGCTGACTATGATCTAAACCTAGAGCATGACCAATTTCATGTGTCATCGCATTGCCGAGATAGTTTTTATTATATGCAGAGTTTGAAAATGAATAAGTACTACTAAGAGCGATATCAGCTTCAACTATTTTACCAGTTACAGAGTCAGTATGAGTTGTTGTAACGGCTACTATAGAGCTATCACTAAAAAAGACATCATTACTCAATTGGTAAATGTCATTTCGTCCAGAAACTTCTCCATCATTAGATATAAGAAGATTAATTGAATTTGAAATTATTGAATTATATGAATTTACTGAACTAAAAACGATACTATCTACATCTGAGCTAGAGATACCTTGAACACTATTCGTTAGAAAGAAATTTATATTACTAGAACTATTCCATTTATTAAATTGTCCAGCATCACTTCTCATAACTAAATACGAATAGCTAGAAAAACAAATAAAATATGAAACGAGGATT from Halobacteriovorax sp. HLS harbors:
- a CDS encoding long-chain fatty acid--CoA ligase; its protein translation is MNLSKNIPSLLLERYKKSPNGKSIGWIESNTIKTITMSEYFLEISYLTLKFEEIGIKSNDKISILADTSALWNIYDLASLSLNAVVVPIYPTYLAEEIDFILNHSESKCLIIDSLVQLKKVIQVQEKLEFLKTIICIEKIEEKELTQLSNNIRFFQHGEFSSAGKEIHERRPLRVEELINSVQDDSLASIVYTSGTTGLPKGALIRHKAFWSMLNNVRQSLSANIGDSDRTLTFLPLSHVLGRCDSMLGLCLGLETIYAESIEKLVDNISLARPTIMIAVPRIFEKIYTKTLEKINQEGLVKKKVFDWANEITTKYFDFLDLDKSPPGSLILAKNIAYKTVFSKIYDRFGGKIRFFVSGGAPLSPEIILFLRNANLTILEGYGLTETIAPCFLNPVSKQTAGTVGLPLGDTQIKFADDGEILLKTAALFSGYYKNESESDKAMEDGWFKSGDIGELDNNGYLKITDRKKDIIITSGGKNVAPQKIENMMKTTSFISHFMVIGDKKKYLTGIIGIEKESFLKHLDELELKSNCTLEEISKNQEVRALISNEISLINEKLAKFETIKDFYISPVEFTPENGLLTPSLKLKKKVILEKFKEEIDALYKQKKL
- the rpoZ gene encoding DNA-directed RNA polymerase subunit omega; this encodes MARITIEDCLEKVENRYELVHLAVKRVKQLREGSNPLVRSKNKEVVTALREIAAGKVKHAPVSEYDSDEF
- the lon gene encoding endopeptidase La; amino-acid sequence: MSDFENEYQVQISANESNETNFPESVVIIPIMNSPIFPGMIAPIILTEDKFTPELDEQLLKTGYIALNLVKSDLKDETGNFVPDEELDLDAREITPKDIYKVGVLCKVVKKLKLPDGSVNILVHGIKRYRASGISQKTSLIITKIDVFDDILESDEELDAYTRSVINQVKKLSEINPYFNEEMKLAMLNPPSPGALADLVAFAISLDISEAQDFLETLVVKKRFAKLLVYLKREKDVADIQKKISDEVNDKVNKYQREYFLREQLKVIRAELGMDEDEKSRDLKKMREQIEEAGLPEDTLKSLKEEMDRLEVIPESSPEYNVTRTYINWMIDLPWNKSTDDKVDMPTAAKILEKDHFGLEKAKERILEFLAVRKLKPGYDGTILCLAGPPGVGKTSLGRSIAESLGRKFYRFSLGGMRDEAEIKGHRKTYVGAMPGRIIQTLKRVEVNNPVIMLDEIDKLGQSFQGDPASALLEVLDPEQNSTFIDNYLDIPFDLSKVLFIATANYLGDIPEPLLDRMEVIELSGYTIEEKVSIANKWVIPKQLKKHGLSKADFSLGIPVIKKLISDYAREPGVRVMEQYIAKLCRKAALLKVSAKRKAKKFSPLAKDLEGFVGPARYQSDMAQKFVPPGVVTGLAWTSFGGEILFIETLPLAGKGGFKLTGQLGDVMHESANLAYSYVKKLLQLEMEAIAKKAPKVKKKKSDDQDDCEIEPEDYLSEHEVHLHLPAGATPKDGPSAGITMALALYSLATSKKIRPQLAMTGELSLTGKVLPVGGIKEKVLAAKRAGIKEIILPKDCEKDLIEVPERHRKGLKFYPVEHFDEVLKIAFKRK
- a CDS encoding matrixin family metalloprotease, translating into MLKSWSLILVSYFICFSSYSYLVMRSDAGQFNKWNSSSNINFFLTNSVQGISSSDVDSIVFSSVNSYNSIISNSINLLISNDGEVSGRNDIYQLSNDVFFSDSSIVAVTTTHTDSVTGKIVEADIALSSTYSFSNSAYNKNYLGNAMTHEIGHALGLDHSQLRDATMFFETKKGQYSLHSDDKSGLKMLYGETSEGNITGIAAGGSSLVSVFGAHVTAFSQSSGKAITSTVSDDNGAFTLSNLPLDDTYFIYVEPINEVGLKTQYYNVVKKNYCDNGNSYKGGFFQRCFGDDRGKPYGISLNNSQSSVNMGYVSIKCGLEVSREYMISKGETFTPQIVTKDTNSTYVGSSHVGFFNTKSINGALVFDDLYDDYNLDLSLYDLHADFPGKDLYLEVRIATQPFYSPLRVTTILNHEDYLSPVYEPFLASSLPVDTDGKYDLSITHRLPISTVQLKNIYNLKIVPSNIDQVHSMDENHPLSYEIFSLSRSGFNEDRHFYFITTRLVEKVGVDYKQVSQKNFGTLTDNSSCMDGAQTYSVTANTISNGDNLKATKKKSDDSALPVACGSIVDINSGPPGNGPSASLLTVLFMMISLLKLSSSRILE